CGCACGATCTAGACGTCGTCTACAAAACTCTCAAAAAGGCTTTACAAAAGGAAATCTGATCCGCACGCTGCTTCGCCCAATGAAGCCACATCTTAAAAAAAAGATACGCATAGGCCTACCCAAAGGTAGTCTCCAGGACAGCACCTTAAAGCTTTTCCAAAAGGCTGGCTACCGCATTGTTCTCTCTAGCAGATCTTACAAACCGAATATCGACGACCCGGATCTCGAAATTAGACTCCTTAGAGCACAAGAAATTGCAAGATACGTGGAACAAGGCTTTTTAGATATTGGTCTCACAGGTAAAGACTGGGTTCATGAGACTAATTCTAAGGTCGAAGTGCTATGCGATCTTCCTTTTAGTAAAGCGACCAGTGCTCCTGCTCGCTGGGTTCTGGTGGTCCCGGAGCAATCAAAAATCAAGAAGCCCACTGATTTACAAGGCAAACGAATTGCTACAGAAGCTGTTCATATGACTAAAAGTTACCTGCGTAAGCATAAAATCAAAGCCGCAGTAGAGTTTTCATGGGGCGCCACCGAAGTTAAAGTCCCCGAGTTGGTCGATGCCATAGTCGATATCACTGAGACGGGTTCCTCACTACGGGCCAACAAATTAAGAATCGTTGACACACTCATTGAATCTTACCCTCAGCTCATCGCCAACAAACAAATTATCCAGAAGCCAGCGGTGAAGAAGAAGATAGATACCATGATTCTACTCCTAAAAGGAGCCATGGAAGCCCGTAACAAAGTGGGCCTAAAAATGAATCTCCCTGAAAAACAATTAAAAGATATACTTAAAAAGCTTCCGGCCCTACGTAATCCGACAGTAGCCCATTTAGCTGACTCTAGCTGGGTTGCTATTGAAACTGTCATTGATGAGCACGTTGTCCGTGAGATTATACCCCAGCTCAAAGAACACGGAGCG
This window of the Verrucomicrobiota bacterium genome carries:
- the hisG gene encoding ATP phosphoribosyltransferase is translated as MKPHLKKKIRIGLPKGSLQDSTLKLFQKAGYRIVLSSRSYKPNIDDPDLEIRLLRAQEIARYVEQGFLDIGLTGKDWVHETNSKVEVLCDLPFSKATSAPARWVLVVPEQSKIKKPTDLQGKRIATEAVHMTKSYLRKHKIKAAVEFSWGATEVKVPELVDAIVDITETGSSLRANKLRIVDTLIESYPQLIANKQIIQKPAVKKKIDTMILLLKGAMEARNKVGLKMNLPEKQLKDILKKLPALRNPTVAHLADSSWVAIETVIDEHVVREIIPQLKEHGAEGIIEYPLNKVVY